A genome region from Oncorhynchus gorbuscha isolate QuinsamMale2020 ecotype Even-year linkage group LG26, OgorEven_v1.0, whole genome shotgun sequence includes the following:
- the LOC124016357 gene encoding ER membrane protein complex subunit 10-like isoform X1, with translation MASVPRLCLLLSIIPTILILCADFACCNTGRKTGDGLDTDFSGFSVPLEHSFEVDDASRFRMRGALQLRGGRETSVSLSQSQLSEEDRNTLKEVAAVDGLYKIRVPRVSLTDRQTERQMDGYLTAFVRACSLVESHLSDVITLHTDVSGYLIGVSIVTIPGACRGTEVEDEVDLEAFNTTLTIIPPTNAPQPETALFIERMDIEHEKRGKPQEQKSFFAKYWMYIVPLVLFLMMSGAQDQSGGGAANGGGR, from the exons ATGGCTTCAGTTCCACGGTTGTGTTTGTTACTGTCAATTATTCCCACAATACTTATATTGTGTGCTGATTTTGCGTGTTGCAACACTGGCAGAAAG ACTGGTGATGGGCTGGACACAGACTTCAGTGGATTCTCTGTCCCTCTTGAGCATTCCTTTGAAGTTG ATGATGCGTCTCGGTTCCGTATGCGTGGAGCTCTGCAGTtaaggggtgggagggagacgAGTGTGTCCCTCTCCCAGAGCCAGCTATCAGAGGAGGACAGGAACACTCTGAAG GAAGTGGCTGCTGTGGATGGTCTGTACAAAATCCGAGTGCCCAGAGTGTCtttgacagacaggcagacagagcgcCAGATGGATGGCTACCTGACGGCGTTTGTCAGAGCG tgCTCTTTAGTTGAGTCCCACCTCAGCGATGTCATCACCCTCCACACTGATGTCTCTGGCTACCTCATCGGCGTTTCCATAGTGACCATTCCAGGCGCGTGTCGGGGGACAGAGGTGGAGGACGAAGTTGATCTGGAGGCCTTTAATACTACGCTGACCATCATACCGCCTACCAATGCACccca GCCGGAGACGGCTCTGTTTATTGAGCGCATGGACATAGAACATGAAAAGAGAGGCAAGCCACAGGAGCAGAAATCCTTCTTTGCCAAATAT tggatGTACATTGTTCCCCTCGTTCTCTTCCTGATGATGTCAGGAGCTCAGGATCAGTCCGGGGGTGGAGCAGCTAATGGAGGAGGCCGATGA
- the LOC124016357 gene encoding ER membrane protein complex subunit 10-like isoform X2, whose amino-acid sequence MASVPRLCLLLSIIPTILILCADFACCNTGRKTGDGLDTDFSGFSVPLEHSFEVDDASRFRMRGALQLRGGRETSVSLSQSQLSEEDRNTLKEVAAVDGLYKIRVPRVSLTDRQTERQMDGYLTAFVRACSLVESHLSDVITLHTDVSGYLIGVSIVTIPGACRGTEVEDEVDLEAFNTTLTIIPPTNAPQPETALFIERMDIEHEKRGKPQEQKSFFAKYWYLILGGAIFLMASSSAQPSAGGAEEQQS is encoded by the exons ATGGCTTCAGTTCCACGGTTGTGTTTGTTACTGTCAATTATTCCCACAATACTTATATTGTGTGCTGATTTTGCGTGTTGCAACACTGGCAGAAAG ACTGGTGATGGGCTGGACACAGACTTCAGTGGATTCTCTGTCCCTCTTGAGCATTCCTTTGAAGTTG ATGATGCGTCTCGGTTCCGTATGCGTGGAGCTCTGCAGTtaaggggtgggagggagacgAGTGTGTCCCTCTCCCAGAGCCAGCTATCAGAGGAGGACAGGAACACTCTGAAG GAAGTGGCTGCTGTGGATGGTCTGTACAAAATCCGAGTGCCCAGAGTGTCtttgacagacaggcagacagagcgcCAGATGGATGGCTACCTGACGGCGTTTGTCAGAGCG tgCTCTTTAGTTGAGTCCCACCTCAGCGATGTCATCACCCTCCACACTGATGTCTCTGGCTACCTCATCGGCGTTTCCATAGTGACCATTCCAGGCGCGTGTCGGGGGACAGAGGTGGAGGACGAAGTTGATCTGGAGGCCTTTAATACTACGCTGACCATCATACCGCCTACCAATGCACccca GCCGGAGACGGCTCTGTTTATTGAGCGCATGGACATAGAACATGAAAAGAGAGGCAAGCCACAGGAGCAGAAATCCTTCTTTGCCAAATAT TGGTATTTGATTCTGGGAGGTGCAATCTTCCTCATGGCCAGCAGTTCGGCACAACCCTCAGCAGGGGGAGCCGAAGAGCAGCAGAGCTGA